The Tenacibaculum jejuense genome includes a window with the following:
- a CDS encoding HlyD family secretion protein has product MPQNSQDTEIRSEEVQEILNKVPSWMIRYGNMLILLLIIILLFISWFVKYPDVIKTQVMVTTAIPPEKIYAKNSGKFEVLLANEGTEVKEGEVLAVIKNSASYKDVLFLKSVVDTIEFHNEEFNFPLDDIPVLNLGDINSSFSQFENDYQEYLLNKDLAPFKSQVIASQVSVIEAKRRLQNMLYQKELSKKELEFKKTDLKRSTQMFEKGVISAKEMEQREVEFIQAERGYANMEASILQIRELINSSSQNLDDTSIKKTQNDKSLQKRAKQSFLLLKKAISDWENNYALTTSISGKVSFLSFWSKNQNVKTGDLIFTIVPSDAENFVGKIKAPIANSGKIKIGQQVQIKLLNYPSDEFGKLDGTIQRISVIADEEGNYYIDVDLPNKLQTSYNKQLEFRQEMQGNADIITEDLRLIERFFYQLKKVIK; this is encoded by the coding sequence ATGCCACAAAATAGTCAAGATACAGAAATTAGAAGCGAGGAAGTACAAGAAATACTAAATAAAGTACCTAGCTGGATGATTAGATATGGTAACATGCTAATTCTACTGCTAATTATTATTTTACTTTTTATTTCTTGGTTTGTTAAATATCCAGACGTTATTAAAACTCAAGTTATGGTTACTACTGCCATTCCGCCAGAGAAAATTTATGCAAAAAACTCAGGTAAATTTGAAGTCCTTTTAGCAAATGAAGGAACAGAAGTAAAGGAAGGTGAAGTATTAGCAGTAATTAAAAATAGTGCTTCCTACAAAGATGTATTGTTTCTAAAAAGTGTTGTAGACACTATAGAGTTTCATAATGAAGAATTTAACTTTCCTCTAGATGATATTCCTGTTTTAAACTTAGGTGATATTAACTCTAGCTTTTCTCAATTTGAAAATGACTATCAAGAGTATTTATTAAATAAAGATCTAGCTCCGTTTAAATCACAAGTTATAGCTAGTCAAGTATCGGTTATTGAAGCCAAACGTAGACTACAAAATATGCTATACCAAAAAGAATTAAGCAAGAAAGAACTAGAATTCAAAAAAACAGACTTAAAAAGAAGTACTCAAATGTTTGAAAAAGGTGTGATTTCTGCCAAAGAAATGGAACAGCGAGAAGTTGAATTTATTCAGGCAGAACGAGGTTACGCCAATATGGAAGCATCTATTTTACAAATTAGAGAGCTTATTAATAGCTCTTCTCAAAATTTAGATGACACTAGCATTAAAAAAACACAAAATGATAAAAGTCTTCAAAAAAGAGCTAAACAATCATTTTTACTTCTTAAAAAAGCGATTAGCGACTGGGAAAACAACTATGCTTTAACTACCTCTATAAGTGGAAAAGTTTCTTTTCTTTCTTTCTGGAGTAAAAATCAAAATGTAAAAACTGGTGATCTAATTTTTACGATAGTTCCTAGTGATGCAGAAAATTTTGTTGGAAAAATTAAAGCACCTATAGCTAATTCTGGAAAAATTAAAATTGGACAACAAGTTCAAATTAAACTTTTAAATTATCCTTCAGATGAATTTGGTAAACTTGATGGTACGATACAACGTATTTCAGTAATAGCCGATGAAGAAGGTAATTACTATATAGATGTTGATTTACCTAATAAGCTTCAAACGTCTTATAACAAACAACTTGAATTCAGACAAGAAATGCAAGGTAATGCAGACATAATTACTGAAGATCTTAGGTTAATAGAACGCTTTTTCTATCAACTTAAAAAGGTCATTAAATAA
- a CDS encoding peptidase domain-containing ABC transporter, whose translation MKKFPHYKQTEAKDCGPTCIKIIAKHYGKTINTQQLRELSETTREGSSLLGLSEAVESMGFKSLGIKLAFEKLKEAPLPCIIHWNKNHYVVLYKIKKDKVYISDPAHGLITFTKKEFIKHWIGNNADENTEDGIALLVEPTAAFYSQEFEEDEKFGFSFIFRYLIRYRKFVIQLIIGLLAGSLLQLILPFLTQSVVDVGIENQDLNFVYLILFAQLFLFFGKASLEIIRSWILLHLSTRINISLISDFFIKLMKLPISYFDVRMTGDLLQRINDHKRIERILTTSSLSVLFSFINLIIFSFVLGFYSIQIFGVFVLGSVLYFAWVLFFFKKRKELDYKRFSEVSQEQSKVIELINGMQEIKLHNAERRMRWNWEYVQARLFKVATKSLALEQTQSVGSNFINELKNMLITILSAKLVIDGNITLGMMMAISYIVGQLNGPIVQLINFMRDVQDAQISLDRLGEIHNMEDEEKPGDEKVTNIPVNNPIQLKNVSFRYTGGLEPVIKDLTLEIPANKTTAIVGVSGSGKTTLMKLLLGFYQVENGEISVGNFNLKNISQKEWRRNCGVVMQEGYVFNDSIAKNIAVGEDFVDKDKLSHAINVANISDYIEALPLGYNTKIGSEGNGLSTGQKQRLLIARSVYKDPKFLFFDEATSALDANNEKVIMENLNNFFADKTAVVIAHRLSTVKNAHQIVVLDKGKIVEKGNHEELIKLKGSYFHLVKNQLDLGS comes from the coding sequence TTGAAAAAATTTCCACATTATAAACAAACCGAGGCCAAAGATTGCGGACCTACATGTATAAAGATTATTGCCAAACATTATGGTAAAACAATTAATACGCAACAGCTTCGTGAATTAAGTGAAACTACACGAGAAGGTAGTAGTCTCTTAGGTTTAAGTGAAGCTGTAGAATCTATGGGATTCAAATCTCTTGGGATAAAATTGGCTTTTGAAAAATTAAAAGAAGCTCCTTTACCATGTATAATTCACTGGAATAAGAATCATTATGTAGTTCTTTATAAGATCAAAAAAGACAAAGTTTATATTTCCGATCCTGCACATGGTTTAATCACTTTTACAAAAAAAGAATTTATTAAGCATTGGATTGGTAATAATGCAGATGAAAATACAGAAGATGGAATTGCCTTGTTAGTTGAACCCACAGCTGCTTTTTATTCACAAGAGTTTGAAGAAGATGAAAAATTTGGCTTCTCATTTATATTTAGATACTTAATAAGGTATAGAAAGTTTGTTATACAATTAATTATAGGATTGTTAGCAGGAAGTTTACTTCAATTGATATTACCATTTTTAACACAGAGTGTAGTTGATGTTGGTATAGAAAATCAAGATTTAAATTTTGTGTATTTAATCCTTTTTGCACAACTTTTTTTATTCTTTGGAAAAGCTTCTCTGGAAATTATTCGAAGTTGGATTTTATTACACTTAAGTACCAGAATTAATATTTCATTAATATCTGATTTCTTTATCAAACTAATGAAATTACCCATCTCATATTTTGATGTGAGAATGACTGGTGATTTACTTCAAAGGATTAATGATCATAAAAGGATTGAACGAATTTTAACTACTTCTTCATTATCTGTTTTATTTTCATTTATCAACTTAATCATATTTAGTTTTGTATTAGGTTTTTATAGCATACAAATTTTTGGAGTTTTTGTTCTTGGTAGTGTTTTATATTTTGCTTGGGTTCTCTTCTTTTTCAAGAAAAGAAAAGAATTAGACTATAAAAGATTCTCTGAAGTTAGTCAAGAACAAAGTAAAGTAATTGAGTTAATCAATGGAATGCAAGAAATTAAGCTCCATAATGCTGAAAGAAGAATGCGATGGAATTGGGAATATGTACAAGCACGTTTATTTAAAGTAGCCACTAAAAGTTTAGCTCTAGAACAAACACAGAGTGTTGGATCTAATTTCATTAACGAGCTTAAAAATATGCTGATTACAATTCTATCAGCAAAATTAGTAATTGATGGTAATATTACTTTGGGTATGATGATGGCCATAAGTTATATTGTTGGACAATTAAACGGACCAATTGTTCAACTTATCAACTTTATGAGAGATGTTCAAGACGCTCAAATATCACTAGATCGTTTAGGAGAAATCCACAACATGGAAGACGAAGAAAAACCAGGCGATGAAAAAGTAACCAATATTCCAGTAAATAATCCTATTCAACTTAAAAATGTTTCTTTTAGGTATACAGGAGGACTTGAACCTGTTATTAAAGATTTAACTTTAGAAATACCTGCAAATAAAACTACTGCCATTGTTGGTGTAAGTGGTAGTGGTAAAACTACATTAATGAAATTATTGTTAGGATTTTATCAAGTTGAAAATGGAGAAATCTCTGTTGGAAATTTCAATTTAAAAAATATTTCTCAAAAAGAATGGAGAAGAAATTGTGGTGTGGTAATGCAGGAAGGCTATGTTTTTAATGATAGTATAGCTAAGAATATTGCTGTTGGTGAAGATTTTGTAGATAAAGACAAATTAAGTCACGCTATAAATGTTGCTAACATCTCAGATTATATAGAAGCATTGCCTTTAGGTTATAATACTAAAATTGGTAGTGAAGGAAATGGATTAAGTACTGGGCAAAAGCAAAGATTATTAATAGCTAGGTCTGTTTATAAAGATCCTAAATTTTTATTTTTTGATGAAGCAACATCTGCTCTTGATGCTAATAATGAAAAAGTAATCATGGAAAACTTAAATAACTTTTTTGCTGATAAAACTGCTGTAGTTATTGCTCACCGTTTAAGTACGGTGAAAAACGCACATCAAATTGTTGTGTTAGATAAAGGTAAAATAGTTGAAAAAGGAAATCATGAAGAATTAATAAAATTAAAAGGAAGCTACTTTCACTTGGTTAAAAACCAACTTGATTTAGGTAGTTAG
- a CDS encoding vitamin K epoxide reductase family protein, translated as MKNALSLIVQKLLSYNGIVYDKKELAFQIQSHPSYPSLHAITGVLDHFNIENIAAEVPTDKQTLEQLPDSFIAQINTDTGNDLVTVKRDPKNNSYSTVSGDDNKEKKLTEGEFLTQFTGIIVAVEKTDAITTTKENSNSKNIILLGLIAIAIIFLFINKESSIFNVGYSILSILGVITSYSILKQELGESTAIGNAFCSGTDEKKDCDAVLNSKGAEIIKNHKLSDLSIIYFSSILLASLLLNNLSPLYFISLAALPITIYSIYYQYKIVKSWCLLCLTIVGVLWLQGALVFANGNPIDLIASINLATIAITVISFLGTYLVWNFVKPMAKELGQLQKEKIGFVKFKRNFNLFNSLLVKSPSLDTRINNANEIVFGNKNASLEIITVTNPFCGHCKGVHEIVDEILKKYNDSAKIIIRFNVPADDAESAGAKVTTTLLELYNTGKIEDCKTGLDEIYSGADYKKWLEKWNKDSHTTNPIETLKAEKEWCVENGINFTPEILINGKSFPKEYERGDLVFFVEDLEEHYQTTTGLQVENQN; from the coding sequence ATGAAAAATGCATTATCACTGATAGTACAAAAGTTACTATCTTACAATGGAATTGTATATGACAAGAAAGAATTAGCTTTTCAAATTCAAAGTCATCCTTCTTATCCTAGTTTGCACGCAATCACTGGTGTATTAGATCATTTTAATATTGAAAATATTGCTGCTGAAGTTCCTACAGATAAACAAACTTTAGAACAATTACCTGATAGTTTTATTGCTCAAATAAATACAGATACAGGAAATGACTTAGTTACTGTTAAAAGAGATCCTAAAAATAATTCTTATTCAACAGTTAGCGGTGATGATAACAAAGAAAAGAAATTAACTGAAGGGGAGTTTTTAACTCAATTTACCGGAATTATTGTTGCTGTTGAAAAAACTGATGCTATTACGACGACAAAAGAAAATAGCAATTCAAAAAATATAATTTTACTCGGACTTATTGCAATTGCAATTATATTCCTATTTATTAATAAAGAGTCTTCAATTTTCAATGTTGGTTATAGTATTTTATCAATCTTAGGTGTTATAACAAGTTACAGTATCTTAAAACAAGAATTAGGGGAAAGTACAGCAATTGGTAATGCCTTTTGCTCTGGCACTGATGAAAAGAAAGATTGTGATGCTGTATTAAACTCGAAAGGTGCAGAAATCATCAAAAATCATAAATTAAGTGATTTAAGTATTATTTATTTTTCTAGCATTTTACTTGCTTCATTATTACTTAACAATTTAAGTCCACTATACTTTATAAGTTTGGCAGCTTTACCCATAACTATTTACTCAATATATTACCAATATAAAATTGTAAAATCTTGGTGTTTGTTATGCTTAACAATAGTAGGAGTTTTATGGTTACAAGGTGCTTTAGTTTTTGCGAATGGGAATCCAATTGATCTAATAGCTAGCATTAACTTAGCTACAATAGCTATTACTGTAATTTCATTTCTAGGAACTTATTTGGTTTGGAACTTTGTAAAACCAATGGCTAAAGAGTTAGGACAACTTCAAAAAGAGAAAATTGGATTTGTAAAGTTTAAAAGGAACTTTAATCTTTTCAACAGTTTATTAGTAAAGTCACCTAGCTTAGATACACGAATCAATAATGCAAATGAAATTGTTTTTGGTAACAAAAATGCCTCATTAGAAATTATAACTGTGACCAATCCATTTTGTGGACATTGTAAAGGTGTTCATGAAATTGTAGATGAAATTCTGAAAAAATATAATGATTCTGCAAAAATTATTATCCGCTTTAATGTTCCTGCAGATGATGCTGAAAGCGCAGGCGCTAAAGTTACAACTACTTTACTAGAGTTATACAATACAGGAAAAATTGAAGACTGTAAGACTGGTCTTGATGAAATTTACAGTGGTGCAGATTATAAAAAATGGTTAGAAAAATGGAACAAAGACTCACATACAACAAATCCTATAGAAACTTTAAAAGCTGAAAAGGAATGGTGTGTTGAGAATGGAATAAATTTCACTCCAGAAATTTTAATTAATGGTAAATCTTTTCCTAAAGAATACGAAAGAGGTGATTTAGTCTTTTTTGTAGAAGATTTAGAAGAACATTACCAAACTACAACGGGGCTTCAAGTAGAGAATCAAAATTAG
- a CDS encoding LuxR C-terminal-related transcriptional regulator codes for MGKRTLKNHIEELHNATTINSDELESFLAQFKIIGNIGINANSIFYVLNLNTMNYEYVNDACLSFTGYTSKDFYEKGMRILPLIMVEEDFNLLTADLFPKMNDFSKQLSSEQRSKIVFEIYYKMRHKVSGKIIQMVEFSSYTKFDKNEIPILSTGLCYESSQVLSGVKGIVRLNEEQSQKTLFEERINYAVEQLTKSENVIVNFLVDGLSRKEIADNLSVSLHTIHTHIKNIYKKMDVSKVSELIKKVN; via the coding sequence ATGGGGAAAAGAACTTTAAAAAATCATATAGAGGAATTACATAATGCTACTACAATCAATTCTGACGAACTTGAATCTTTTTTAGCACAATTTAAAATTATAGGAAATATAGGCATCAATGCAAATTCTATTTTTTATGTATTGAATTTAAATACAATGAATTATGAGTATGTCAATGATGCCTGTTTAAGTTTTACAGGTTATACTTCAAAAGATTTTTACGAAAAAGGAATGCGTATTTTACCTTTAATAATGGTAGAAGAAGATTTTAACTTATTAACGGCAGATCTTTTTCCTAAGATGAATGATTTCTCTAAGCAGCTAAGCTCTGAACAGCGGAGTAAAATAGTTTTTGAGATTTATTATAAAATGCGACATAAAGTTTCAGGAAAAATTATTCAAATGGTTGAGTTTAGTTCTTACACAAAGTTTGATAAAAATGAAATACCAATTCTTTCTACTGGTCTTTGTTATGAATCTAGTCAAGTTTTATCGGGGGTAAAAGGTATTGTTCGTTTAAATGAAGAGCAATCTCAAAAAACATTATTTGAAGAAAGAATCAATTATGCTGTAGAACAGCTAACCAAATCAGAAAATGTGATTGTTAACTTTTTAGTAGATGGTTTATCTCGTAAAGAAATTGCAGATAATTTATCGGTGTCTTTGCATACGATTCATACTCATATTAAAAATATATACAAGAAAATGGATGTGAGTAAGGTGTCTGAGTTGATAAAGAAGGTTAATTGA
- a CDS encoding (deoxy)nucleoside triphosphate pyrophosphohydrolase has translation MIKVVCGIIYKKDKILLCRKKKDKNLGGLWEFPGGKIELNEIPEKALTRELIEELGMHVKILNHFSTTIHNYETFSVKLLSYKCDFIKASFELTDHDKYEWLNLSELSNKKIVPADIKIINKLKQG, from the coding sequence ATGATTAAAGTAGTCTGTGGTATAATTTACAAAAAAGATAAAATACTACTATGCAGAAAAAAAAAGGATAAAAATTTAGGAGGTCTTTGGGAGTTTCCAGGTGGTAAGATCGAATTAAATGAAATTCCTGAAAAAGCTTTGACTCGAGAGTTAATAGAAGAACTTGGTATGCATGTGAAAATATTAAATCATTTTAGCACTACAATTCATAATTATGAAACATTTTCAGTAAAACTATTATCATATAAATGTGACTTTATTAAAGCCAGTTTTGAATTAACTGACCATGATAAATATGAATGGTTGAACTTATCAGAATTATCTAATAAAAAAATAGTTCCTGCTGATATTAAAATAATTAACAAATTAAAACAGGGTTAA
- a CDS encoding HNH endonuclease, whose product MKYYWVNQGKTYKEEKEGKYLWAPVKNNKEQTFFHWNNMTKLKPNDIVFNYRKGFIIGYCQIKSHYFLASQPEEFNVDAEWENEGYMVDADYVLFSSPLNVKNIYKKIKDHLPEKYSPLNSKTEANQGYLYEINEKIAFLLFNFGKIKYKVVEKEFGNLSEEETLDYQLQETSRINLTTSRIGQGKFRQKILKKWNYKCAVSKVSVKEILIASHIIPWREANNFERLDVNNGILLSPVYDALFDKHLISFKDDGTIVISKHLKESEYSKLGITGNEKILELTPGNRKYLKSHRNKLYKI is encoded by the coding sequence ATGAAATATTATTGGGTAAATCAAGGTAAAACCTATAAAGAAGAAAAAGAAGGTAAATATTTATGGGCACCTGTAAAAAATAATAAAGAACAAACGTTTTTCCATTGGAACAATATGACTAAATTAAAACCAAACGATATTGTCTTTAATTATCGAAAGGGCTTTATTATTGGTTATTGTCAAATTAAATCTCATTATTTTCTGGCTTCTCAACCAGAAGAATTCAATGTAGATGCTGAATGGGAAAATGAAGGTTACATGGTAGATGCAGACTATGTCTTGTTTTCATCTCCATTAAATGTTAAAAATATTTATAAAAAAATTAAAGACCATTTACCAGAAAAATATTCTCCATTAAACTCAAAAACAGAAGCTAATCAGGGTTATTTATATGAAATAAACGAAAAGATAGCCTTTCTGCTTTTCAATTTTGGTAAGATCAAATATAAAGTTGTAGAAAAAGAATTCGGCAATCTATCCGAAGAAGAAACACTTGACTATCAACTACAAGAAACCTCAAGAATAAATCTTACTACTTCTAGAATTGGACAAGGAAAGTTTAGACAAAAAATATTAAAAAAATGGAATTATAAATGTGCAGTAAGTAAAGTATCTGTGAAAGAAATTTTAATTGCATCACATATTATTCCTTGGAGAGAAGCTAATAATTTCGAAAGACTTGATGTAAATAACGGAATATTATTATCTCCTGTTTATGATGCGTTATTTGATAAGCATCTCATATCCTTTAAAGATGATGGTACAATTGTGATATCAAAACATTTAAAAGAATCTGAATATTCAAAATTAGGAATTACAGGAAATGAAAAAATACTTGAACTTACCCCTGGAAACAGAAAGTATTTAAAATCTCATAGAAACAAATTATACAAAATATGA
- a CDS encoding polyprenyl synthetase family protein: protein MELSKYQQSFLSYLQDQDFNREPKNLYEPVDYILQLGGKRLRPILTLIACDIISGSFEKALPAAMAVETFHNFTLVHDDIMDEAPLRRGKETVHHKWDINTGILSGDAMLILAYQYFENYEPIIFQKLAKLFSKTAIEVCDGQQLDVDFETRNDVTIDEYINMITLKTSVLVGAALKMGAIVAQSSDEQAEELYNFGVNLGIAFQLQDDYLDTFGNPETFGKQIGGDIIENKKTYLYLKCLEVANTEDAEKLKFFFNQKLEDNSVKVSEVTRIFEQNDIPNLIQGLIKEYTKKSFENLNRLNISESARENLINFGKNLMVRKV from the coding sequence TTGGAATTATCTAAGTATCAGCAATCATTTTTAAGTTATTTACAAGATCAAGACTTCAACAGAGAACCTAAGAATTTATACGAGCCTGTTGATTATATCTTACAATTAGGAGGGAAACGGTTAAGACCAATTCTAACTTTAATAGCCTGCGATATTATTTCTGGGAGTTTCGAAAAAGCTTTACCAGCAGCAATGGCTGTAGAAACTTTTCACAATTTCACATTAGTTCATGATGATATTATGGATGAGGCTCCTTTGAGAAGAGGAAAAGAAACTGTTCATCATAAATGGGATATTAATACAGGAATTCTTTCTGGTGACGCTATGCTAATTTTAGCATATCAATATTTTGAAAACTACGAACCTATTATTTTTCAAAAACTTGCTAAATTATTTAGTAAAACAGCTATTGAAGTTTGTGACGGACAACAGTTAGATGTTGATTTTGAGACTCGTAATGATGTAACTATCGATGAATATATTAACATGATTACTTTGAAAACTTCTGTTTTAGTAGGTGCAGCTCTTAAAATGGGAGCTATTGTTGCCCAATCTTCGGATGAACAGGCGGAAGAACTGTATAATTTTGGGGTAAATCTTGGTATTGCTTTTCAATTACAAGATGATTATTTAGACACCTTTGGAAATCCTGAAACTTTTGGAAAACAAATTGGTGGTGATATTATTGAAAATAAAAAAACATACCTATATCTAAAATGTTTAGAAGTAGCGAATACGGAAGATGCTGAAAAGTTAAAATTTTTCTTCAATCAGAAATTAGAAGATAATTCTGTGAAAGTTTCTGAAGTAACTAGAATATTTGAACAAAATGATATTCCGAATCTTATTCAAGGCTTAATTAAAGAATACACAAAAAAATCTTTCGAAAATTTAAATCGACTAAACATCTCAGAATCAGCGAGAGAAAATCTAATTAATTTTGGAAAAAATTTAATGGTAAGAAAAGTGTAA
- a CDS encoding TetR/AcrR family transcriptional regulator → MRDKIIKKAGELFLNLGFKSVTMDDMAKALGISKKTLYKHFSNKASLVDASTEAIQETIESNITSIKSKEYNAIEEEFKIKAVFNEMFKNAKDSPMYQLKKYYPEIYNKLIDKEVCMFRDCNTDNLTKGIEQGLYRENLELKLITNFYFTLVFGVYDSDMYSRDIQELLRIEYHVLEYHIRAIATEKGLKELEKQLKIINQN, encoded by the coding sequence ATGAGAGATAAAATAATAAAAAAAGCAGGAGAGTTATTCTTAAACCTTGGGTTTAAAAGCGTAACTATGGACGACATGGCAAAGGCGCTTGGTATCTCAAAGAAAACACTTTACAAACATTTTTCGAATAAAGCTTCTTTAGTTGACGCGTCTACGGAAGCAATTCAAGAAACGATTGAGTCTAATATTACTTCTATAAAAAGCAAAGAATACAATGCAATAGAAGAAGAGTTTAAAATTAAAGCAGTTTTTAATGAAATGTTCAAAAATGCCAAAGATTCGCCAATGTATCAATTGAAAAAGTACTACCCAGAAATCTATAACAAGTTAATAGACAAAGAGGTGTGTATGTTTAGAGATTGTAACACAGATAATTTAACTAAAGGTATAGAACAAGGATTATACAGAGAAAATTTAGAGCTTAAACTAATTACAAATTTTTATTTCACATTAGTTTTTGGTGTATATGATTCTGACATGTATAGTCGAGATATACAAGAATTATTGAGAATAGAATACCATGTTTTAGAGTATCATATAAGAGCTATAGCTACAGAAAAAGGATTGAAAGAGCTAGAAAAACAACTAAAAATAATTAATCAAAATTGA